The segment AACTGGCCGATAATATGTGAGATCTAAAGATCTTACTTAAAAAGATCTTTAGATCTCACTTAAAAACTTAAAATCAGCTATATTTAGTCAATATTTATGCGAAGCATTATTAATCTACTATTTCCACCAAGTTGTGCGGTTTGTGGGGACAGTGCGCCTGAGCTTGTGTGCGATGTTTTGTGTGAGCGTTGTAATCCACAAAATTATGTTCCTGCGATCTTAGGGTCGCAAGAACTGACCGACCCTGAACGTAGCTGCATTTGCTGTGGTGAGCCTACTCCTCGAATCTTCGATGCAGCGCCGCAGTGTATTGCCTGCGCAACTTGGCCTTCCCCGCTAACAACCTTAAGATCAGTCTACCGCTACGAGGAGCAGGCCGCAGAGATTATCAAGACTTACAAATACAATCATCGTTTTTCGCTTGCGGATTATCTCGCGCTAGTGATGGCCGAAACGATCCTACGCCCAGGGATTTTCCCAACAAGAGCTTGGGACTTGATTTTACCGATTCCCTCGATTTCAAGTAACTTGCTTAAGCGTGGATTCTCCCACACTGGGCTACTAGCTCGAAAAATCTCTGGGCTAATTGGCACTCCCCATTCGCAGTTTACGTTAATGCTCAACCGCAACCACGCGACCCAAGTTAACTTATCTGGCGAGAACCGCTTTCAAAACATGCAAAATGCTTTCCGCACCACAGCAAGCAAGGTCGCAGGTAGGAGGATTTTACTAATCGATGACGTCGTAACCACAGGGTCAACTCTCTTTTCTGCAGCCCTAACACTTGGTGCTGCCGGAGCTAAGCAGGTAGATGCCTTGACCTATGCGCGCTCTACGCAATTTAGTAGTTTAAGGCTAGTTACGGCTGACCAAAAACAAGCATTTGCATAAGCTTGAGTTGATCGGTATCAATTAATTGCTATGCGTAGTTTATTAGTATTATTACCATTTCTTGTGGCTTGCGGCGTTTGTGCTTATCTCCTGGAGGAGCAAGCAAAAACAGCACGACAGTTAAACACAATTAATGCCCTTGAAGATCAAGTAACCTTATTACGCACCGAAGTTCAATCGCTGCGCTCGCGCTTTGAAGGTCAAAGTGACCCCTTCAAACAAACAAGCAACCTACCAGTAGTTGCTAAGTCCACCACCAGCGAGCAAAATCAAAATGAAACCCCAATTCGCGAAATTTCATTTACCGCCGATAGTGGCTTAAAAGATGACCCCTTTCTGGGTAAAGCCGATGCACCATTTAACTTGATCATGTTCACAAGTTTTCAGTGCAAAACATGTGGTGAATTTTTCAAAAATACCTTTCCTAAAATCCGCGAAGATCTAACAGCGCAAGGTAAGGTTAAATTTATTCTCCGTGACTTTCCACTTGAATCTCATCTCTACGGAAAAACCGCCGCGCAAGCTGCAAGCTGCGCTGGTGAGCAAGGTAAGTATTGGGAAATGGCAGAAATTTTATATGCCCATGATACCGCAGTCAGCGAAGGAAGAGTTAGCTCCTTAAGCACCAAAATCAAGGAACTCGATCAGAAAAAGTTTTCGCGCTGCATGAAAACATCGCGCTATCAAAGTGAAATTGCCAAAGATATTGAAGCCGGGATGAGCTTAGGCATTAAGGGATTGCCTAGCTTTTTCCTCGGAACAAAAGCTGCCGA is part of the bacterium genome and harbors:
- a CDS encoding ComF family protein; its protein translation is MRSIINLLFPPSCAVCGDSAPELVCDVLCERCNPQNYVPAILGSQELTDPERSCICCGEPTPRIFDAAPQCIACATWPSPLTTLRSVYRYEEQAAEIIKTYKYNHRFSLADYLALVMAETILRPGIFPTRAWDLILPIPSISSNLLKRGFSHTGLLARKISGLIGTPHSQFTLMLNRNHATQVNLSGENRFQNMQNAFRTTASKVAGRRILLIDDVVTTGSTLFSAALTLGAAGAKQVDALTYARSTQFSSLRLVTADQKQAFA
- a CDS encoding thioredoxin domain-containing protein, which encodes MRSLLVLLPFLVACGVCAYLLEEQAKTARQLNTINALEDQVTLLRTEVQSLRSRFEGQSDPFKQTSNLPVVAKSTTSEQNQNETPIREISFTADSGLKDDPFLGKADAPFNLIMFTSFQCKTCGEFFKNTFPKIREDLTAQGKVKFILRDFPLESHLYGKTAAQAASCAGEQGKYWEMAEILYAHDTAVSEGRVSSLSTKIKELDQKKFSRCMKTSRYQSEIAKDIEAGMSLGIKGLPSFFLGTKAADQDYQGVFIRGAQPYEVFAAEIDEQKNNK